One Vitis vinifera cultivar Pinot Noir 40024 chromosome 8, ASM3070453v1 genomic window carries:
- the LOC100243627 gene encoding two-component response regulator ARR9: MGMSTESQFHVLAVDDSLIDRKLIEKLLKNSSYQVTTVDSGSKALEFLGLHENDPNTPSVSPNSHQEVEVNLIITDYCMPGMTGYDLLKKIKESSSLRNIPVVIMSSENVPSRITRCLEEGAEEFFLKPVQISDVNRLKPHMMKAKSKDQQQENEEKQEKQEEESKETEKSEPESQQPQQQQQQQQQQQQSNNNKRKAIEEGLSPDRTRPRYSGLTVV; encoded by the exons ATGGGCATGTCAACAGAGTCCCAATTTCATGTGCTAGCTGTTGATGACAGCCTTATCGATAGAAAATTGATTGAGAAGCTCCTCAAGAACTCATCCTATCAAG TAACTACAGTTGATTCTGGTAGCAAGGCCCTTGAATTTCTGGGTTTGCATGAAAATGACCCAAACACACCTTCCGTTTCTCCAAACAGTCATCAG GAAGTGGAGGTGAATCTTATAATTACTGACTACTGTATGCCTGGAATGACAGGCTATGATTTACTCAAAAAAATCAAG GAATCTTCATCTTTGAGAAATATACCAGTAGTGATCATGTCATCTGAGAATGTGCCTTCAAGGATCACCAG ATGCTTAGAAGAAGGAGCAGAAGAATTTTTTCTGAAACCAGTTCAGATATCAGATGTGAATCGGCTTAAACCTCATATGATGAAAGCCAAAAGTAAGGATCAacaacaagaaaatgaagagaagcaagaaaaacaagaagaagaatcaaaagaaacagaaaaatcagAGCCTGAATCACAACAACCacagcagcagcaacaacaacaacaacagcaACAACAATCCAATAATAATAAGAGAAAGGCCATAGAAGAAGGGCTTTCACCAGATAGAACAAGACCCAGATATAGTGGCCTCACTGTGGTCTGA